Proteins encoded within one genomic window of Spirulina major PCC 6313:
- a CDS encoding glycosyltransferase produces MNVKQSLTVIWVGDRPSNDELEILRSQDFHILVMFTSAPSIRQIVASNQPILDHLGLQPDFLEHLYGDWIQQGAGNPAADATPRHYSEIDVVIVSDPRYLGRILTRYAGRVFYRSYDLPGQLSQRFWQLNYFRVIQERGDFWILPYDASALVGEHDWLKQRMRVVPLGSGQAWREAIATLQHDRTSSQPVLLRSPASREAEPSEQLQRLYVLFHFPGPIVRLNEQGQYLSSEGIPRVVRKFVEAALAKTEYQVVITCRAGQLEACYGFFEAHRYPGRMKFLLLDPEDTELRYQSKVRKALVQLRRQYTTTWRWFWPWIQQRSQWTAQVVHRRKNIKAGWLRFWQWVWLKRLAIHFTALPFLALGLVGLKAGTAVMKRLKVHPKIIKKYSNIVNRRYDHLVVYNELEYLETVNQDEQAAYVWVPHYYLFPESALIQKKTIVYLPDYMPHFFGGQKFAGSLDHWHDRIGYTIVHQATSIFTPSAFTQSYLPNTVLEVDPKKITMFPIPLLTQKTETIDPANERQLMTIIGEGRYLFYPTQDRPNKQLSFLLKLFQDLGEMLPDLKLVLTANIRIHPATWARYTQLPFQERVILLEDVSDGELNWLYQHAAALPFTSTMEGNFPPQIFEALTLNTPVVATRIPLITEALGDAADRILLCEPLDLESFREKLIYALRYPQQVRDRQRVAYHRILEQYNDAQFAESVAEFLANLD; encoded by the coding sequence ATGAATGTTAAACAGTCTTTAACGGTTATTTGGGTTGGCGATCGCCCCTCAAATGATGAACTTGAGATCTTGCGATCGCAAGACTTCCATATTTTGGTGATGTTTACTTCAGCTCCGTCAATCAGGCAGATTGTAGCATCAAATCAGCCGATTCTCGATCACTTGGGGCTACAGCCAGATTTTTTAGAACACCTCTACGGTGACTGGATACAGCAAGGGGCGGGCAATCCAGCGGCAGACGCAACACCGCGCCACTATTCTGAGATTGATGTGGTGATTGTTTCCGATCCTCGTTATTTAGGGCGCATTCTGACGCGCTATGCTGGTCGGGTGTTTTATCGTTCATATGATCTGCCGGGTCAACTTTCGCAGAGATTTTGGCAGTTAAACTATTTTCGGGTGATTCAGGAGCGGGGTGATTTTTGGATTTTGCCCTATGATGCGTCAGCGTTGGTGGGTGAGCATGACTGGTTAAAGCAGCGGATGCGGGTTGTGCCGTTGGGATCAGGTCAGGCGTGGCGGGAGGCGATCGCTACATTGCAGCACGATCGCACTTCATCACAACCTGTTTTATTGCGATCGCCTGCGAGTCGTGAGGCGGAACCATCAGAGCAGTTGCAACGGCTTTATGTGCTGTTTCATTTTCCGGGGCCGATTGTGCGGTTGAATGAGCAGGGGCAATATTTGTCGTCGGAGGGGATTCCGCGTGTGGTGCGGAAGTTTGTGGAGGCGGCGTTGGCGAAGACAGAGTATCAGGTGGTGATTACCTGTCGGGCGGGTCAGTTGGAAGCCTGTTATGGATTTTTCGAGGCGCATCGCTACCCAGGGCGGATGAAATTTTTGCTCCTTGATCCAGAAGATACGGAGTTACGGTATCAGTCCAAGGTACGGAAGGCGCTGGTGCAACTGCGTCGCCAGTATACGACGACGTGGCGGTGGTTTTGGCCGTGGATTCAACAGCGATCGCAATGGACGGCCCAAGTTGTACATCGGCGTAAAAATATTAAGGCGGGTTGGTTGCGGTTTTGGCAGTGGGTATGGTTGAAGCGGTTGGCGATTCATTTTACAGCCTTGCCGTTTTTGGCTCTTGGTTTAGTGGGATTGAAGGCGGGAACGGCAGTGATGAAACGCCTTAAAGTGCATCCGAAAATCATCAAAAAATATAGTAATATTGTCAACCGTCGTTATGACCATTTGGTGGTGTATAACGAGTTGGAATATTTAGAAACGGTGAATCAAGATGAGCAAGCGGCTTATGTTTGGGTTCCCCATTATTATCTATTTCCAGAGAGTGCCTTAATTCAGAAAAAGACGATCGTGTATTTGCCAGACTATATGCCGCACTTTTTCGGGGGGCAAAAGTTTGCGGGCAGTTTAGACCATTGGCACGATCGCATCGGTTACACCATCGTTCACCAAGCAACATCGATTTTTACACCTTCAGCATTTACACAGTCCTATTTACCCAATACGGTTCTTGAAGTTGATCCCAAGAAGATCACAATGTTTCCAATTCCGCTACTGACCCAGAAAACGGAAACTATTGATCCAGCAAATGAGCGCCAGTTGATGACGATCATTGGCGAGGGGCGGTACTTGTTTTATCCGACTCAGGATCGGCCGAATAAGCAGTTATCATTTTTGCTGAAACTATTCCAGGATTTGGGTGAAATGCTGCCAGATTTAAAGTTGGTCTTGACAGCAAATATTCGAATTCATCCGGCAACCTGGGCAAGATATACCCAATTACCGTTTCAGGAGCGGGTGATTTTGCTCGAAGATGTATCTGATGGAGAATTGAACTGGCTCTATCAGCATGCAGCGGCGTTGCCGTTTACTTCGACGATGGAGGGGAATTTTCCGCCGCAAATTTTTGAGGCGTTGACGCTCAATACGCCGGTGGTGGCGACGCGGATTCCGTTGATTACGGAGGCGTTGGGGGATGCGGCCGATCGCATCTTGCTCTGTGAACCCCTTGACCTTGAATCATTTCGGGAAAAGTTGATCTATGCGCTGCGCTATCCGCAACAGGTGCGCGATCGCCAACGGGTGGCCTATCATCGCATTTTGGAACAATATAATGATGCGCAGTTTGCGGAGTCGGTGGCGGAGTTTTTAGCGAATTTGGATTAG
- a CDS encoding glycosyltransferase family 4 protein, which translates to MIDSILIDLTPVDGRPSGVGLYVYHLVRELWGLDCGVWGVYQPGLKNWLRGRRELPGVLRAFNDRIHPFPCPVRLSNLLLDYWPQFFAKFLEPRLGYPDIFHGTNYTVFPLKRSRQVLTIYDVTFARYPQYVNQVVQQYERRVRKCLQWTDLVITISESSKRDIVQYLGVEPERVWVTPLASRYTFNDVQRLTQENQAMRSPFNHPTPYLLFVSTIEPRKNVLSLIRAFNYLKEHHKIPHQLVLIGRKGWLYEPIFEALARSPYCEEIHHLDYVADQVVAQYYHHADAVVYPSHYEGFGLPVLEAMMFGAPVVTSNTSSLPEVAGDAAVMVYPDDPLALAEGIFKVIHDRTFRRDLIQRGQQQATRFSWRYTAQETLKAYQSLL; encoded by the coding sequence GTGATAGATAGTATTCTGATTGATTTGACACCAGTGGATGGGCGGCCGAGTGGGGTGGGGTTGTATGTGTATCATTTGGTGCGGGAGTTGTGGGGGTTGGATTGTGGGGTTTGGGGGGTGTATCAGCCGGGGTTGAAGAATTGGCTGCGGGGGAGGCGGGAGTTGCCGGGGGTGTTGCGGGCGTTTAACGATCGCATCCACCCTTTCCCCTGCCCTGTCCGTCTGTCTAATCTGCTGCTGGACTATTGGCCACAGTTTTTCGCGAAATTTTTAGAACCAAGGTTGGGCTACCCAGATATTTTTCATGGCACGAATTACACGGTGTTTCCGTTGAAGCGGAGCCGCCAGGTTTTGACAATTTATGATGTTACCTTTGCGCGATATCCTCAGTATGTAAATCAGGTGGTGCAGCAGTACGAGCGGAGGGTGCGTAAATGCCTGCAATGGACGGATTTAGTGATTACGATTTCGGAGAGTTCTAAGCGAGATATTGTGCAGTATTTAGGAGTTGAACCGGAACGGGTCTGGGTGACGCCGTTGGCGAGTCGCTATACGTTCAACGATGTTCAGCGCCTAACACAAGAAAATCAGGCGATGCGATCGCCTTTCAATCACCCCACGCCCTATCTTCTTTTTGTGAGTACGATTGAGCCGCGCAAGAATGTTTTAAGCTTGATCCGAGCCTTTAATTACTTAAAAGAACATCATAAAATCCCCCATCAATTAGTGCTCATTGGGCGCAAGGGTTGGCTTTATGAACCTATTTTTGAGGCATTGGCGCGATCGCCCTACTGTGAAGAAATTCACCATCTTGATTATGTTGCTGATCAGGTGGTGGCGCAGTATTATCATCATGCGGATGCGGTGGTGTATCCGTCCCATTATGAAGGATTTGGTTTACCTGTTTTGGAAGCGATGATGTTTGGGGCTCCCGTCGTCACGTCGAATACGTCATCATTACCTGAAGTGGCTGGGGATGCGGCGGTAATGGTGTATCCGGATGATCCGCTAGCATTAGCTGAGGGCATTTTTAAGGTGATTCACGATCGCACCTTCCGTCGTGACTTAATTCAACGTGGTCAGCAGCAAGCGACTCGGTTTTCATGGCGATATACAGCCCAGGAAACACTCAAGGCATATCAATCATTGCTTTAA
- the alaS gene encoding alanine--tRNA ligase, with the protein MAKTPPSLTGQAIREQFLNFYAAKQHKILPSASLVPEDPTVLLTIAGMLPFKPIFLGQKPAPCDRATTSQKCIRTNDIENVGRTARHHTFFEMLGNFSFGDYFKEQAIAWAWELSTEVFELPPDRLVPSVFRDDDEAFAIWRDQIGIPAHRIQRMGEEDNFWKSGPTGPCGPCSEIYYDFHPELGDEAIDLEDDTRFIEFYNLVFMQYNRDAEGNLTPLAKQNIDTGMGLERMAQILQQVPNNYETDLIFPIIETAAKIAGIDYEKADKSTQVSLKVIGDHVRSVMHMIADGITASNTDRGYILRRLIRRVVRHGRLIGIEGAFINQVLASAIAVSESAYPNVRERQGAIEAELTREETQFLKTLSRGEKLVADILAAKPQQISGVEAFTLYDTYGFPLELTQEIAEEQGITVDVAGFEAAMELQRDRARQAHETIDLTVQESLDQLAQNVHPTEFLGYTEVQATAQIVALLIDGKTMEQASAGAAVQIVLNETPFYAESGGQIGDRGFLSGDDVVIRIDDVQKESGMFIHYGRVERGTVQTGTTLTATIDRACRRRVQANHSATHLLQAALKLLVDPAVSQAGSLVDFNRLRFDFNLNRAVSRDELAQIEAQINTWIAEAHDADVAVMPIDQAKAKGATAMFGEKYGADVRVIDFPGVSMELCGGTHVRNTAEIGAFKIISEAGISSGVRRIEAVAGPAILDYLAVRDQVVRELSDRFKAQPEELVERVEKLQTDLKATQKELEAAKGELAIAKSDQLLNDAETVGDFKILVANLGDLDPKALQTAAERLQQKLGESAVVLASTPAADKVSLVAAFSPQVNQAKKLQAGKFIGGIAKLCGGGGGGRPHLAQAGGRDASQLPAALDTAKTQLRDALQ; encoded by the coding sequence ATGGCTAAGACCCCTCCATCCCTGACTGGACAAGCAATCCGTGAGCAATTTCTCAACTTCTACGCCGCCAAGCAGCACAAAATTCTCCCCAGTGCTTCCCTGGTGCCCGAAGATCCGACGGTATTGCTGACGATCGCGGGGATGTTGCCGTTTAAGCCGATTTTCCTCGGTCAGAAGCCCGCCCCCTGCGATCGCGCCACCACATCGCAAAAATGTATTCGCACCAACGACATTGAAAATGTGGGACGTACCGCCCGCCACCATACATTTTTTGAGATGTTGGGGAATTTTAGTTTTGGGGACTATTTCAAAGAGCAGGCGATCGCCTGGGCCTGGGAACTCTCCACCGAAGTTTTTGAATTACCGCCCGATCGCCTCGTGCCGAGTGTGTTCCGTGACGATGATGAAGCCTTTGCAATTTGGCGCGATCAGATTGGCATTCCGGCCCATCGGATTCAGCGCATGGGTGAGGAAGATAATTTTTGGAAATCTGGCCCCACGGGCCCCTGTGGGCCTTGTTCAGAAATTTATTACGACTTTCATCCTGAACTCGGTGATGAGGCGATTGATCTCGAAGATGATACGCGGTTTATTGAGTTTTATAACCTCGTATTTATGCAATATAACCGCGATGCGGAGGGAAATTTAACGCCCTTAGCCAAGCAAAATATTGATACGGGGATGGGCTTGGAGCGAATGGCGCAAATCCTCCAACAAGTGCCGAACAATTATGAAACGGATCTAATTTTTCCGATTATTGAAACAGCGGCTAAAATTGCAGGGATTGATTACGAAAAAGCTGATAAAAGCACCCAAGTTTCCTTAAAAGTGATTGGGGATCATGTGCGATCGGTGATGCATATGATTGCCGACGGCATCACGGCTTCAAATACCGATCGCGGCTATATTTTGCGGCGACTGATTCGGCGGGTGGTGCGTCATGGGCGCTTGATTGGCATTGAAGGGGCGTTTATTAATCAGGTGCTGGCCAGTGCGATCGCTGTTTCTGAATCGGCCTATCCCAATGTGCGCGAACGGCAAGGGGCGATTGAGGCGGAACTCACACGGGAGGAGACGCAATTCCTCAAAACCCTGAGCCGGGGTGAAAAACTGGTGGCGGACATCCTCGCGGCGAAACCGCAGCAGATCAGCGGTGTGGAAGCCTTCACCCTCTACGATACCTACGGGTTTCCGTTGGAATTGACCCAGGAAATCGCTGAAGAGCAGGGGATTACCGTCGATGTGGCGGGGTTTGAGGCGGCAATGGAGTTGCAGCGCGATCGCGCCCGTCAAGCCCACGAAACCATTGATCTCACCGTCCAAGAAAGCCTCGATCAACTGGCCCAAAACGTCCACCCGACGGAATTTCTCGGCTATACCGAAGTGCAAGCGACCGCGCAGATTGTGGCACTGTTGATCGATGGTAAAACCATGGAGCAAGCCAGCGCGGGTGCAGCGGTGCAAATTGTCCTCAACGAAACGCCCTTTTATGCGGAATCGGGGGGGCAAATTGGCGATCGCGGTTTCCTCAGTGGCGATGACGTGGTGATTCGCATTGACGATGTGCAAAAGGAATCGGGGATGTTCATCCATTACGGGCGCGTCGAACGGGGCACGGTGCAAACCGGCACAACCCTAACGGCAACCATCGATCGCGCCTGTCGCCGCCGCGTCCAAGCCAACCACAGCGCCACTCACCTCCTGCAAGCGGCGTTAAAATTACTCGTCGATCCGGCGGTGTCCCAAGCGGGTTCGCTGGTGGATTTCAATCGGCTCCGGTTCGATTTCAATCTGAATCGGGCCGTGAGTCGGGATGAATTGGCCCAAATCGAAGCCCAAATTAATACCTGGATCGCCGAAGCCCACGATGCAGATGTGGCGGTAATGCCCATCGACCAAGCCAAGGCTAAGGGCGCGACGGCGATGTTTGGCGAAAAATATGGTGCGGACGTGCGGGTGATTGATTTTCCGGGGGTGTCGATGGAACTCTGTGGCGGGACGCATGTGCGCAATACGGCGGAAATTGGCGCGTTTAAAATTATCAGCGAGGCGGGGATTTCGTCGGGGGTACGGCGGATTGAGGCGGTGGCGGGCCCGGCGATTCTGGATTATCTCGCGGTGCGGGATCAGGTGGTGCGGGAGTTGAGCGATCGCTTCAAAGCCCAACCCGAAGAACTCGTTGAACGGGTCGAGAAATTGCAAACGGATTTGAAAGCAACCCAGAAGGAACTAGAAGCCGCGAAGGGAGAATTAGCGATCGCCAAATCTGACCAACTCCTCAACGATGCCGAAACCGTGGGCGACTTCAAAATTCTGGTGGCTAATCTCGGCGACCTCGACCCCAAGGCCCTTCAAACTGCCGCCGAGCGCCTCCAACAAAAACTGGGTGAAAGTGCCGTCGTTCTTGCCTCCACCCCTGCCGCTGATAAAGTCTCCCTCGTGGCGGCCTTCAGTCCCCAGGTCAATCAGGCGAAAAAACTCCAAGCGGGTAAATTTATCGGCGGTATTGCTAAACTCTGTGGCGGCGGCGGCGGCGGTCGTCCCCACCTCGCCCAAGCCGGCGGCCGCGACGCGAGCCAACTCCCCGCCGCCCTCGACACCGCCAAAACCCAACTGCGCGACGCTTTGCAGTAG
- a CDS encoding glycosyltransferase family 4 protein, giving the protein MKRLKSIARKIKIKLINLGFKIIQFLDFLRIQIILTLGNQSHSHQTPQLLVDISELVQEDVKSGIQRVVRSITLEFLKNPPDGYQVEPIYFDGRTYRYARHFTHHTFGIEQADVNDRRIAIAPHDIFLGLDLNFRFMPAITRAWWQLKHHNLKIYFIVYDILLIRHPEWWPPGADNLLRHWLVTVAEIATGLICISKAVADDVTDWLQHESSFPHPLPKITHFHLGADIENSVPTTGLPNNANTVLTLLKQRPSFLMVGTLEPRKGHQQALDAFNLLWQDNLDINLVIVGKEGWLVESLIHQINTHPKLHQNLFWLQSISDEYLEKIYESSTALLAASYGEGFGLPLIEAARRNLPIIARDIPVFREIAGQSIHYFHANHPQDFSQLLQAWLRLDESQKIISQKIIWLTWSQSSNQLFKIIFCGKNSD; this is encoded by the coding sequence ATGAAGCGACTCAAATCAATTGCGCGAAAAATCAAAATCAAACTCATTAATCTGGGGTTCAAAATTATTCAATTTTTGGATTTCTTGAGAATCCAAATCATTTTAACCCTAGGGAATCAAAGCCACTCACACCAAACACCACAACTTCTAGTTGACATCTCCGAGCTAGTTCAAGAAGACGTTAAGTCCGGCATCCAGCGAGTCGTTCGGAGTATCACCCTAGAATTCCTCAAAAACCCACCCGACGGTTATCAAGTTGAACCCATCTACTTCGACGGCCGAACCTACCGCTACGCCCGCCACTTCACCCATCACACCTTCGGCATTGAGCAGGCTGATGTGAATGATCGGAGAATAGCGATCGCCCCTCACGACATCTTCCTCGGACTCGACCTCAACTTTCGCTTCATGCCCGCCATCACCCGCGCCTGGTGGCAACTCAAACACCACAACCTCAAAATTTACTTCATCGTCTACGACATCCTCCTCATCCGCCACCCCGAATGGTGGCCCCCCGGAGCCGATAACCTCCTCCGCCATTGGCTCGTCACCGTCGCCGAAATTGCCACCGGCCTCATCTGTATCTCCAAAGCCGTCGCCGACGACGTGACCGACTGGCTACAACACGAATCCTCATTCCCCCACCCCCTCCCCAAAATCACCCACTTCCACCTCGGAGCCGACATCGAAAACAGTGTCCCCACCACCGGACTCCCCAACAACGCCAACACCGTCCTCACCCTCCTCAAACAACGCCCTAGCTTCCTCATGGTCGGCACCCTAGAACCCCGCAAAGGCCATCAGCAAGCCCTTGATGCATTCAACCTACTCTGGCAAGATAACCTAGATATCAACCTCGTCATCGTCGGCAAAGAAGGCTGGCTCGTCGAATCCCTTATCCACCAAATCAACACCCACCCCAAACTCCATCAAAACCTCTTTTGGCTCCAATCCATCAGCGACGAATACCTCGAAAAAATCTATGAATCCAGCACCGCTCTCCTCGCCGCCTCCTACGGCGAAGGCTTTGGCCTCCCCCTCATCGAAGCCGCCCGCCGCAACCTCCCCATCATCGCCCGCGACATCCCCGTCTTCCGCGAAATCGCCGGTCAATCGATACATTACTTCCATGCCAACCACCCTCAAGATTTTAGCCAGTTATTGCAAGCCTGGCTAAGACTAGATGAAAGTCAGAAGATAATATCGCAAAAAATAATTTGGCTAACTTGGTCACAAAGCTCAAATCAACTATTTAAAATAATATTTTGTGGCAAAAATTCTGACTAG